A genomic region of Papaver somniferum cultivar HN1 chromosome 7, ASM357369v1, whole genome shotgun sequence contains the following coding sequences:
- the LOC113295079 gene encoding uncharacterized protein LOC113295079, with protein sequence MDSSNASNSNTANTTCDLLPSSSATQTKDPAWEWGERQDLANQNIITCLLCKKLIRGGGITRLKEHLLHIKGNVSSCPNVSIDIMNKVGLVNSVKRTKKAHKDNIDLAYRRANNSDEASDADTDVEEQEVEIDGNMGSRGAGASAGVGASQLVSQNQTKRKRISQSNSRGPIDLYMKTDHQKTQQATLERDSAVKEKLMKTAWKCISAWMTKNSVSFNTVRCPSFKEMIYAIGDYGKAMPPPSYHQIRTNLFKDRLVEMKKFVDTFREHWKRFGCSIMSDGWTDGKKRHLINFLVNCPKGTVFLKSVDASNRTNDADFIRGLVKEVINDVGEENIVQFDNGSNFKKAGKDLMLEYPNMFWTPCGAHCVQLMLEELGGKLPRIKTAVILGKRLVTYIYAHFQVLSLMREMIGGELHRSTKTRFATQYYTLESLAKYKTHLQIMFVNDKWLKMRFAKETMGINVLKIVTSGTFWEDVDYSCRVLKPLVKVVRLVDIERKPTMPCFYEAMRIAREKLEENFSQDDSTWAVIKAIFDKRWKNNFNHALHCAAYYLNPSIFYKVPAHLMDNDLKYIEIKRGLHTAMQRLIPNEEDLEKATTELRDYSDANGILGTPVCKKRRYKDQPHDWWITYGGIDTPNLQKFAIRVLSLTCSASPCERNWSTFQNLHSKKRNRIKQQKLNDSIFIQYNKKLERRYKEISQYNDDPKAHDPIFLDERDDNDEWLALENLDDLVVQGDNVILDDLQDIVGEKGMPVVGKSACISRRKSTYPTDSEYSGYDTDDLMLDSNYGLLGGDDGATEDYDIYDESNDFD encoded by the exons ATGGATTCTTCTAATGCATCAAATTCAAATACGGCAAACACTACCTGTGATTTATTGCCCTCTTCTTCGGCTACTCAAACTAAAGATCCAGCATGGGAATGGGGTGAACGCCAAGACCTAGCAAATCAAAATATAATTACTTGTTTGTTATGTAAGAAATTAATTCGTGGTGGTGGAATTACTAGGCTTAAGGAGCATCTTTTACATATTAAAGGGAATGTTTCTTCATGTCCAAATGTGTCCATTGATATTATGAACAAAGTTGGTCTGGTGAATTCTGTAAAGAGGACCAAAAAAGCTCATAAGGATAACATTGATTTAGCGTATCGGCGTGCAAACAACTCAGATGAAGCCTCTGATGCTGATACCGATGttgaagaacaagaagttgaAATTGATGGCAATATGGGCAGTCGTGGTGCTGGTGCTAGTGCTGGTGTGGGTGCTAGTCAACTAGTTTCTCAGAATCAGACAAAGAGAAAGAGGATAAGCCAAAGTAATAGTAGAGGTCCAATTGATTTATATATGAAGACAGACCACCAAAAAACTCAACAGGCCACTCTTGAAAGAGACTCAGCTGTGAAAGAGAAGTTAATGAAGACTGCATGGAAATGCATTTCAGCTTGGATGACTAAGAATTCAGTATCATTTAACACTGTTCGTTGCCCAAGTTTCAAAGAAATGATATATGCAATAGGCGACTATGGGAAAG CTATGCCCCCACCATCTTACCATCAGATTCGTACGAATCTTTTCAAGGACCGGTTAGTAGAAATGAAGAAATTTGTTGATACATTTAGGGAACATTGGAAGAGGTTTGGATGTTCTATCATGTCTGATGGCTGGACAGATGGGAAAAAGCGACATCTTATTAACTTTTTGGTGAATTGTCCGAAAGGGACAGTTTTTTTGAAGTCTGTGGATGCGTCAAACAGAACCAATGATGCTGATTTTATACGTGGGCTTGTAAAGGAGGTAATTAACGATGTTGGGGAAGAAAATATAGTTCAGTTCGATAATGGTTCAAATTTTAAAAAGGCAGGGAAAGATTTAATGCTTGAATACCCAAATATGTTTTGGACTCCTTGTGGTGCTCATTGTGTTCAGTTGATGCTAGAAGAACTTGGTGGCAAGCTTCCACGAATCAAGACAGCCGTCATTCTAGGTAAGAGACTCGTTACATATATTTATGCTCATTTTCAAGTATTAAGCTTAATGAGGGAGATGATCGGTGGTGAATTACATAGGTCTACAAAGACTAGATTTGCAACTCAGTACTACACACTAGAAAGTCTTGCAAAGTATAAAACCcatttgcaaataatgtttgtgaatgataagtGGTTGAAAATGAGGTTTGCAAAAGAAACTATGGGAATTAATGTACTTAAAATTGTCACAAGCGGTACATTTTGGGAAGATGTTGATTATTCTTGTAGAGTGCTAAAGCCTTTGGTTAAGGTTGTAAGGTTAGTGGATATCGAGCGCAAACCTACAATGCCTTGTTTTTATGAAGCAATGAGGATAGCAAGGGAGAAACTCgaggagaatttcagtcaagatgatagTACTTGGGCTGTAATTAAGGCTATCTTTGAtaaaagatggaagaataactTCAATCATGCTCTACATTGTGCTGCATATTATTTAAATCCTTCCATATTCTACAAAGTCCCTGCTCATCTAATGGATAATGATCTTAAGTACATAGAAATCAAAAGGGGACTTCATACAGCAATGCAAAGGCTTATTCCCAATGAAGAAGATCTTGAGAAAGCTACAACTGAATTGAGAGACTACAGTGATGCTAACGGGATCTTGGGAACTCCGGTTTGCAAAAAaagaagatataaagatcaacCTC ATGATTGGTGGATTACATATGGAGGAATCGATACCCCAAACCTACAAAAATTTGCAATAAGGGTATTGAGTCTTACTTGTTCTGCTTCCCCGTGTGAGCGAAACTGGAGCACATTTCAGAAT TTGCATTCAAAGAAGCGAAATCGCATAAAGCAACAAAAATTGAATGATAGCATCTTTATTCAATACAACAAGAAATTGGAACGTCGATACAAAGAAATTAGTCAATATAATGATGATCCGAAAGCTCATGATCCCATTTTTCTGGATGAGCGTGATGACAATGATGAATGGTTGGCTTTAGAGAATTTGGATGACTTGGTTGTACAAGGAGATAATGTTATtttggatgatttgcaagatattGTTGGTGAAAAAGGTATGCCAGTTGTTGGTAAAAGTGCTTGTATCTCCCGACGCAAATCTACTTATCCAACTGACTCTGAATATAGTGGATATGATACTGATGACTTGATGTTGGACTCTAATTATGGACTACTTGGTGGAGATGATGGAGCTACGGAAGATTATGATATCTATGATGAATcgaatgattttgattaa